Proteins from a genomic interval of Mustela lutreola isolate mMusLut2 chromosome 4, mMusLut2.pri, whole genome shotgun sequence:
- the LOC131830329 gene encoding probable protein BRICK1 gives MAGQEDPVQREIHQDWANREYIEVITSSIKKIADFLNSFDMSCRSRLATLNEKLTALERRIEYIEARVTKGETLT, from the coding sequence ATGGCAGGTCAAGAGGATCCAGTGCAGCGGGAGATTCACCAGGACTGGGCGAACCGAGAATACATTGAGGTCATCACCAGCAGCATCAAGAAAATCGCGGACTTTCTCAACTCATTCGATATGTCTTGTCGTTCAAGACTTGCAACACTAAACGAAAAATTGACAGCCCTCGAACGGAGAATAGAGTACATTGAAGCGCGGGTGACAAAAGGTGAGACCCTCACCTAG